In a single window of the Sander lucioperca isolate FBNREF2018 chromosome 19, SLUC_FBN_1.2, whole genome shotgun sequence genome:
- the lats1 gene encoding serine/threonine-protein kinase LATS1 isoform X1 — protein MKRGGEKPEGYRQMRPKTFPTSNYSGNSQHMLQEIRNSLRNLSKPSDPPKVDIGGAGKMPPEDLRQQGRCSNPKNPYHKALQEIRKSLMPFANEPSTSGPEVNKHMSLESPCTGFEENNRSMGAVIDFTGKVSYQDSMREQMANPNTTGLKAPGAHIQQAVLRRPSWKGSKESLAPRHGPLMVDGMMYRSDSPGPPPAFQQGHLANSQRVNPPLPPQVRSVTPPPNRGAMPPASSRDSNPRYPGNMDYLVPRISPVPQGAWPDGYQSSAPQNQRGISPVPVGHQPIIMQSSGGNKFTFPSNWSQNGSPQPDYMAGGSRQPPPPYPVNQSSRHSPTDQQMQSGGPSSSPSYVNGGNIPQSMMVPNRNSHNLDMYNIGPPQSWSQAPLNPNHPQSSSGNSSNQDLSPSWQHNMPVRSNSFNNHQLNSRPSHPSSSQPSATTVTAITQAPILQPVKSMRVQKPELHTAVAPTHPPWMQQPPPPPAAPAYPEPPAPVPQIPVVAEVPSYQGPPPPYPKHLLQQQATGPPAYDPGANKLGTGRDQPAEEESSGGDSSRDKTSESPESTAATEKEKKQITTSPVPVRRNKKDEEPRGESGRVALYSPQAFKFFMEQHVENILKNHQQRIRRRKQLESEMQRVGLSSEAQEQMRMMLCQKESNYIRLKRAKMDKAMFKRIKTLGIGAFGEVCLARKEDTGALYAMKTLRKKDVLLRNQVAHVKAERDILAEADNEWVVRLYYSFQDRDNLYFVMEYIPGGDMMSLLIRLGIFKEELAQFYIAELTCAVESVHKMGFIHRDIKPDNILIDRDGHIKLTDFGLCTGFRWTHDSKYYQSGDHVRQDSMDFSKEWEDPTNCRCTDRLKPLERRKARQHQRCLAHSLVGTPNYIAPEVLLRTGYTQLCDWWSVGVILYEMVVGQPPFLATTPLETQMKVINWKSMLHIPPPAKLSPEASDLIVKLCRSPEDRLGKNGTDEIKAHPFFKTIDFSSDLRQQMAPYVPTIAHSTDTSNFDPVDPDKMWSSDSGGEDDLNDTLNGWFRNGKHPEHAFYEFTFRRFFDDNGHPYSCPKPIEYEGYNEDEADSEGPVQEAAGSSAAQGRDLVYV, from the exons atgaagagaggaggggagaaacCCGAAGGATACAGACAGATGAGACCCAAAACGTTCCCCACCAGCAACTACAGCGGCAACAGCCAGCACATGCTGCAGGAAATACGGAACAGCCTGCGCAACTTGTCCAAACCCTCGGACCCACCTAAAGTGGACATTGGAGGAGCTGGAAAAATGCCTCCTGAGGACCTAAGGCAACAGGGGCGATGCAGCAACCCCAAAAACCCCTACCACAAGGCCTTACAGGAGATCCGCAAATCCCTGATGCCTTTTGCCAATGAGCCCAGTACTTCCGGTCCTGAGGTGAACAAACACATGTCGTTGGAATCCCCCTGTACTGGATTTGAGGAG AACAA CAGGAGTATGGGGGCAGTTATAGACTTCACAGGTAAGGTAAGCTACCAGGACTCCATGAGGGAACAGATGGCCAACCCCAACACCACAGGTCTGAAAGCCCCAG GAGCTCATATCCAGCAGGCTGTGCTGAGGAGGCCAAGCTGGAAAGGCTCTAAGGAGTCGTTGGCGCCTCGACACGGTCCTCTCATGGTGGATGGAATGATGTACCGCTCAGACAGCCCCGGACCACCTCCTGCCTTCCAGCAGGGTCACCTTGCTAACAGCCAGAGAGTCAATCCTCCACTGCCACCTCAGGTGCGCAGTGTCACACCTCCACCAAACCGTGGTGCCATGCCTCCTGCATCATCCCGGGACAGCAACCCACGCTACCCTGGCAACATGGATTACCTTGTGCCCCGCATCTCTCCGGTACCCCAGGGGGCCTGGCCTGATGGTTACCAATCATCAGCACCTCAGAATCAGCGTGGGATCAGCCCAGTCCCTGTGGGCCACCAGCCCATCATAATGCAGAGTTCTGGGGGGAATAAGTTCACCTTCCCCTCCAACTGGTCTCAGAATGGCTCTCCTCAGCCAGACTACATGGCTGGGGGTAGCAGACAGCCTCCTCCCCCATACCCGGTTAACCAGAGCAGCCGTCACAGTCCCACTGACCAGCAGATGCAGTCAGGAGGACCTTCATCCTCTCCCTCTTACGTCAATGGTGGAAACATCCCTCAGTCCATGATGGTTCCTAACCGGAACAGTCACAACCTTGACATGTATAACATAGGTCCTCCTCAGTCCTGGTCCCAGGCTCCTCTGAACCCCAACCATCCCCAGTCTTCCTCTGGCAATAGCAGCAACCAGGATCTGTCGCCGTCCTGGCAGCACAACATGCCGGTCCGCTCCAATTCCTTCAACAACCACCAGCTGAACAGCAGACCGTCCCACCCATCCAGCTCCCAGCCATCTGCCACCACGGTCACTGCCATTACCCAGGCTCCCATCCTGCAGCCAGTCAAAAGCATGCGTGTCCAGAAACCTGAGTTACACACCGCTGTCGCTCCTACACACCCTCCATGGATGCAGCAGCCTCCACCGCCTCCAGCTGCACCTGCTTACCCTGAACCCCCAGCCCCTGTACCTCAGATCCCTGTTGTAGCAGAAGTTCCCAGCTACCAGGGCCCCCCTCCGCCCTACCCTAAGCATCTCCTCCAGCAGCAGGCTACAGGCCCCCCTGCCTACGATCCAGGGGCCAATAAGCTCGGCACAGGCAGAGACCAGCCCGCTGAAGAGGAGAGCAGTGGAGGCGACAGCTCCCGAGACAAGACGTCGGAAAGCCCCGAAAGCACCGCAGCgacagagaaggagaagaagcaAATCACAACATCACCTGTTCCTGTCCGCCGCAACAAGAAAGACGAAGAGCCGAGAGGGGAGTCCGGAAGGGTCGCACTGTACTCACCCCAGGCCTTTAAGTTCTTCATGGAGCAACATGTGGAGAATATCCTAAAGAACCATCAGCAGAGGATTCGAAGGAGGAAGCAGTTGGAAAGTGAGATGCAAAGG GTGGGTTTGTCTTCAGAAGCTCAGGAGCAGATGCGTATGATGCTCTGCCAGAAAGAGTCCAACTACATCCGGCTAAAGCGAGCCAAGATGGATAAAGCCATGTTCAAACGAATCAAGACCCTCGGCATCGGAGCATTCGGTGAGGTGTGCTTGGCCAGAAAAGAGGACACAGGAGCGCTGTACGCCATGAAAACGCTTCGTAAGAAGGACGTGCTGCTGAGAAACCAGGTGGCCCACGTCAAGGCTGAGAGAGACATCCTGGCTGAGGCAGACAACGAGTGGGTGGTGCGTCTTTACTACTCTTTCCAAGACAGGGACAACCTGTACTTTGTCATGGAGTACATTCCTGGAGGGGACATGATGAGCCTTCTCATCCGGCTCGGCATCTTCAAAGAAGAGCTGGCCCAGTTCTACATCGCAGAGCTCACGTGTGCTGTGGAGAGTGTCCACAAGATGGGCTTCATCCACCGAGACATCAAGCCTGATAACATCCTTATAGACCGAGACGGACACATAAAACTCACTGACTTTGGCCTTTGCACTGGCTTCCGCTGGACACATGACTCCAAGTATTACCAGAGTG GTGACCATGTGAGGCAGGACAGCATGGACTTCAGTAAGGAATGGGAAGACCCGACCAACTGCCGCTGTACAGACCGTCTGAAGCCTCTGGAGAGGAGAAAGGCCCGGCAGCACCAGCGCTGTTTGGCACATTCATTGGTGGGGACGCCTAACTATATAGCACCAGAAGTGCTGCTGCGAACAG GATACACCCAGCtctgtgattggtggagtgtTGGTGTCATCCTGTATGAAATGGTTGTTGGACAGCCTCCCTTCCTAGCGACCACACCCCTGGAGACACAAATGAAG GTGATAAACTGGAAGAGCATGCTGCACATTCCTCCGCCAGCCAAGCTCAGCCCCGAGGCGTCGGACCTCATAGTGAAATTGTGCCGCAGCCCCGAGGACCGCCTCGGCAAGAACGGTACCGATGAAATCAAAGCTCATCCTTTCTTCAAGACCATCGACTTCTCCAGCGACCTGCGGCAGCAGATGGCGCCGTACGTCCCCACCATCGCTCACTCCACAGACACCTCCAACTTTGACCCCGTGGACCCGGATAAAATGTGGAGCAGCGACAGCGGCGGCGAGGACGACCTCAACGACACCCTCAACGGCTGGTTCCGCAATGGCAAACATCCCGAACACGCCTTCTACGAGTTCACCTTCCGCCGCTTCTTCGACGACAACGGCCACCCGTACAGCTGCCCCAAACCCATCGAGTATGAGGGTTACAACGAGGACGAGGCGGACTCAGAGGGCCCGGTGCAGGAGGCAGCCGGGAGCTCAGCGGCTCAGGGCCGCGACTTGGTCTACGTGTAG
- the lats1 gene encoding serine/threonine-protein kinase LATS1 isoform X2 yields MKRGGEKPEGYRQMRPKTFPTSNYSGNSQHMLQEIRNSLRNLSKPSDPPKVDIGGAGKMPPEDLRQQGRCSNPKNPYHKALQEIRKSLMPFANEPSTSGPEVNKHMSLESPCTGFEESRSMGAVIDFTGKVSYQDSMREQMANPNTTGLKAPGAHIQQAVLRRPSWKGSKESLAPRHGPLMVDGMMYRSDSPGPPPAFQQGHLANSQRVNPPLPPQVRSVTPPPNRGAMPPASSRDSNPRYPGNMDYLVPRISPVPQGAWPDGYQSSAPQNQRGISPVPVGHQPIIMQSSGGNKFTFPSNWSQNGSPQPDYMAGGSRQPPPPYPVNQSSRHSPTDQQMQSGGPSSSPSYVNGGNIPQSMMVPNRNSHNLDMYNIGPPQSWSQAPLNPNHPQSSSGNSSNQDLSPSWQHNMPVRSNSFNNHQLNSRPSHPSSSQPSATTVTAITQAPILQPVKSMRVQKPELHTAVAPTHPPWMQQPPPPPAAPAYPEPPAPVPQIPVVAEVPSYQGPPPPYPKHLLQQQATGPPAYDPGANKLGTGRDQPAEEESSGGDSSRDKTSESPESTAATEKEKKQITTSPVPVRRNKKDEEPRGESGRVALYSPQAFKFFMEQHVENILKNHQQRIRRRKQLESEMQRVGLSSEAQEQMRMMLCQKESNYIRLKRAKMDKAMFKRIKTLGIGAFGEVCLARKEDTGALYAMKTLRKKDVLLRNQVAHVKAERDILAEADNEWVVRLYYSFQDRDNLYFVMEYIPGGDMMSLLIRLGIFKEELAQFYIAELTCAVESVHKMGFIHRDIKPDNILIDRDGHIKLTDFGLCTGFRWTHDSKYYQSGDHVRQDSMDFSKEWEDPTNCRCTDRLKPLERRKARQHQRCLAHSLVGTPNYIAPEVLLRTGYTQLCDWWSVGVILYEMVVGQPPFLATTPLETQMKVINWKSMLHIPPPAKLSPEASDLIVKLCRSPEDRLGKNGTDEIKAHPFFKTIDFSSDLRQQMAPYVPTIAHSTDTSNFDPVDPDKMWSSDSGGEDDLNDTLNGWFRNGKHPEHAFYEFTFRRFFDDNGHPYSCPKPIEYEGYNEDEADSEGPVQEAAGSSAAQGRDLVYV; encoded by the exons atgaagagaggaggggagaaacCCGAAGGATACAGACAGATGAGACCCAAAACGTTCCCCACCAGCAACTACAGCGGCAACAGCCAGCACATGCTGCAGGAAATACGGAACAGCCTGCGCAACTTGTCCAAACCCTCGGACCCACCTAAAGTGGACATTGGAGGAGCTGGAAAAATGCCTCCTGAGGACCTAAGGCAACAGGGGCGATGCAGCAACCCCAAAAACCCCTACCACAAGGCCTTACAGGAGATCCGCAAATCCCTGATGCCTTTTGCCAATGAGCCCAGTACTTCCGGTCCTGAGGTGAACAAACACATGTCGTTGGAATCCCCCTGTACTGGATTTGAGGAG AGCAGGAGTATGGGGGCAGTTATAGACTTCACAGGTAAGGTAAGCTACCAGGACTCCATGAGGGAACAGATGGCCAACCCCAACACCACAGGTCTGAAAGCCCCAG GAGCTCATATCCAGCAGGCTGTGCTGAGGAGGCCAAGCTGGAAAGGCTCTAAGGAGTCGTTGGCGCCTCGACACGGTCCTCTCATGGTGGATGGAATGATGTACCGCTCAGACAGCCCCGGACCACCTCCTGCCTTCCAGCAGGGTCACCTTGCTAACAGCCAGAGAGTCAATCCTCCACTGCCACCTCAGGTGCGCAGTGTCACACCTCCACCAAACCGTGGTGCCATGCCTCCTGCATCATCCCGGGACAGCAACCCACGCTACCCTGGCAACATGGATTACCTTGTGCCCCGCATCTCTCCGGTACCCCAGGGGGCCTGGCCTGATGGTTACCAATCATCAGCACCTCAGAATCAGCGTGGGATCAGCCCAGTCCCTGTGGGCCACCAGCCCATCATAATGCAGAGTTCTGGGGGGAATAAGTTCACCTTCCCCTCCAACTGGTCTCAGAATGGCTCTCCTCAGCCAGACTACATGGCTGGGGGTAGCAGACAGCCTCCTCCCCCATACCCGGTTAACCAGAGCAGCCGTCACAGTCCCACTGACCAGCAGATGCAGTCAGGAGGACCTTCATCCTCTCCCTCTTACGTCAATGGTGGAAACATCCCTCAGTCCATGATGGTTCCTAACCGGAACAGTCACAACCTTGACATGTATAACATAGGTCCTCCTCAGTCCTGGTCCCAGGCTCCTCTGAACCCCAACCATCCCCAGTCTTCCTCTGGCAATAGCAGCAACCAGGATCTGTCGCCGTCCTGGCAGCACAACATGCCGGTCCGCTCCAATTCCTTCAACAACCACCAGCTGAACAGCAGACCGTCCCACCCATCCAGCTCCCAGCCATCTGCCACCACGGTCACTGCCATTACCCAGGCTCCCATCCTGCAGCCAGTCAAAAGCATGCGTGTCCAGAAACCTGAGTTACACACCGCTGTCGCTCCTACACACCCTCCATGGATGCAGCAGCCTCCACCGCCTCCAGCTGCACCTGCTTACCCTGAACCCCCAGCCCCTGTACCTCAGATCCCTGTTGTAGCAGAAGTTCCCAGCTACCAGGGCCCCCCTCCGCCCTACCCTAAGCATCTCCTCCAGCAGCAGGCTACAGGCCCCCCTGCCTACGATCCAGGGGCCAATAAGCTCGGCACAGGCAGAGACCAGCCCGCTGAAGAGGAGAGCAGTGGAGGCGACAGCTCCCGAGACAAGACGTCGGAAAGCCCCGAAAGCACCGCAGCgacagagaaggagaagaagcaAATCACAACATCACCTGTTCCTGTCCGCCGCAACAAGAAAGACGAAGAGCCGAGAGGGGAGTCCGGAAGGGTCGCACTGTACTCACCCCAGGCCTTTAAGTTCTTCATGGAGCAACATGTGGAGAATATCCTAAAGAACCATCAGCAGAGGATTCGAAGGAGGAAGCAGTTGGAAAGTGAGATGCAAAGG GTGGGTTTGTCTTCAGAAGCTCAGGAGCAGATGCGTATGATGCTCTGCCAGAAAGAGTCCAACTACATCCGGCTAAAGCGAGCCAAGATGGATAAAGCCATGTTCAAACGAATCAAGACCCTCGGCATCGGAGCATTCGGTGAGGTGTGCTTGGCCAGAAAAGAGGACACAGGAGCGCTGTACGCCATGAAAACGCTTCGTAAGAAGGACGTGCTGCTGAGAAACCAGGTGGCCCACGTCAAGGCTGAGAGAGACATCCTGGCTGAGGCAGACAACGAGTGGGTGGTGCGTCTTTACTACTCTTTCCAAGACAGGGACAACCTGTACTTTGTCATGGAGTACATTCCTGGAGGGGACATGATGAGCCTTCTCATCCGGCTCGGCATCTTCAAAGAAGAGCTGGCCCAGTTCTACATCGCAGAGCTCACGTGTGCTGTGGAGAGTGTCCACAAGATGGGCTTCATCCACCGAGACATCAAGCCTGATAACATCCTTATAGACCGAGACGGACACATAAAACTCACTGACTTTGGCCTTTGCACTGGCTTCCGCTGGACACATGACTCCAAGTATTACCAGAGTG GTGACCATGTGAGGCAGGACAGCATGGACTTCAGTAAGGAATGGGAAGACCCGACCAACTGCCGCTGTACAGACCGTCTGAAGCCTCTGGAGAGGAGAAAGGCCCGGCAGCACCAGCGCTGTTTGGCACATTCATTGGTGGGGACGCCTAACTATATAGCACCAGAAGTGCTGCTGCGAACAG GATACACCCAGCtctgtgattggtggagtgtTGGTGTCATCCTGTATGAAATGGTTGTTGGACAGCCTCCCTTCCTAGCGACCACACCCCTGGAGACACAAATGAAG GTGATAAACTGGAAGAGCATGCTGCACATTCCTCCGCCAGCCAAGCTCAGCCCCGAGGCGTCGGACCTCATAGTGAAATTGTGCCGCAGCCCCGAGGACCGCCTCGGCAAGAACGGTACCGATGAAATCAAAGCTCATCCTTTCTTCAAGACCATCGACTTCTCCAGCGACCTGCGGCAGCAGATGGCGCCGTACGTCCCCACCATCGCTCACTCCACAGACACCTCCAACTTTGACCCCGTGGACCCGGATAAAATGTGGAGCAGCGACAGCGGCGGCGAGGACGACCTCAACGACACCCTCAACGGCTGGTTCCGCAATGGCAAACATCCCGAACACGCCTTCTACGAGTTCACCTTCCGCCGCTTCTTCGACGACAACGGCCACCCGTACAGCTGCCCCAAACCCATCGAGTATGAGGGTTACAACGAGGACGAGGCGGACTCAGAGGGCCCGGTGCAGGAGGCAGCCGGGAGCTCAGCGGCTCAGGGCCGCGACTTGGTCTACGTGTAG
- the lats1 gene encoding serine/threonine-protein kinase LATS1 isoform X3, with translation MKRGGEKPEGYRQMRPKTFPTSNYSGNSQHMLQEIRNSLRNLSKPSDPPKVDIGGAGKMPPEDLRQQGRCSNPKNPYHKALQEIRKSLMPFANEPSTSGPEVNKHMSLESPCTGFEENNRSMGAVIDFTGKVSYQDSMREQMANPNTTGLKAPGAHIQQAVLRRPSWKGSKESLAPRHGPLMVDGMMYRSDSPGPPPAFQQGHLANSQRVNPPLPPQVRSVTPPPNRGAMPPASSRDSNPRYPGNMDYLVPRISPVPQGAWPDGYQSSAPQNQRGISPVPVGHQPIIMQSSGGNKFTFPSNWSQNGSPQPDYMAGGSRQPPPPYPVNQSSRHSPTDQQMQSGGPSSSPSYVNGGNIPQSMMVPNRNSHNLDMYNIGPPQSWSQAPLNPNHPQSSSGNSSNQDLSPSWQHNMPVRSNSFNNHQLNSRPSHPSSSQPSATTVTAITQAPILQPVKSMRVQKPELHTAVAPTHPPWMQQPPPPPAAPAYPEPPAPVPQIPVVAEVPSYQGPPPPYPKHLLQQQATGPPAYDPGANKLGTGRDQPAEEESSGGDSSRDKTSESPESTAATEKEKKQITTSPVPVRRNKKDEEPRGESGRVALYSPQAFKFFMEQHVENILKNHQQRIRRRKQLESEMQRLI, from the exons atgaagagaggaggggagaaacCCGAAGGATACAGACAGATGAGACCCAAAACGTTCCCCACCAGCAACTACAGCGGCAACAGCCAGCACATGCTGCAGGAAATACGGAACAGCCTGCGCAACTTGTCCAAACCCTCGGACCCACCTAAAGTGGACATTGGAGGAGCTGGAAAAATGCCTCCTGAGGACCTAAGGCAACAGGGGCGATGCAGCAACCCCAAAAACCCCTACCACAAGGCCTTACAGGAGATCCGCAAATCCCTGATGCCTTTTGCCAATGAGCCCAGTACTTCCGGTCCTGAGGTGAACAAACACATGTCGTTGGAATCCCCCTGTACTGGATTTGAGGAG AACAA CAGGAGTATGGGGGCAGTTATAGACTTCACAGGTAAGGTAAGCTACCAGGACTCCATGAGGGAACAGATGGCCAACCCCAACACCACAGGTCTGAAAGCCCCAG GAGCTCATATCCAGCAGGCTGTGCTGAGGAGGCCAAGCTGGAAAGGCTCTAAGGAGTCGTTGGCGCCTCGACACGGTCCTCTCATGGTGGATGGAATGATGTACCGCTCAGACAGCCCCGGACCACCTCCTGCCTTCCAGCAGGGTCACCTTGCTAACAGCCAGAGAGTCAATCCTCCACTGCCACCTCAGGTGCGCAGTGTCACACCTCCACCAAACCGTGGTGCCATGCCTCCTGCATCATCCCGGGACAGCAACCCACGCTACCCTGGCAACATGGATTACCTTGTGCCCCGCATCTCTCCGGTACCCCAGGGGGCCTGGCCTGATGGTTACCAATCATCAGCACCTCAGAATCAGCGTGGGATCAGCCCAGTCCCTGTGGGCCACCAGCCCATCATAATGCAGAGTTCTGGGGGGAATAAGTTCACCTTCCCCTCCAACTGGTCTCAGAATGGCTCTCCTCAGCCAGACTACATGGCTGGGGGTAGCAGACAGCCTCCTCCCCCATACCCGGTTAACCAGAGCAGCCGTCACAGTCCCACTGACCAGCAGATGCAGTCAGGAGGACCTTCATCCTCTCCCTCTTACGTCAATGGTGGAAACATCCCTCAGTCCATGATGGTTCCTAACCGGAACAGTCACAACCTTGACATGTATAACATAGGTCCTCCTCAGTCCTGGTCCCAGGCTCCTCTGAACCCCAACCATCCCCAGTCTTCCTCTGGCAATAGCAGCAACCAGGATCTGTCGCCGTCCTGGCAGCACAACATGCCGGTCCGCTCCAATTCCTTCAACAACCACCAGCTGAACAGCAGACCGTCCCACCCATCCAGCTCCCAGCCATCTGCCACCACGGTCACTGCCATTACCCAGGCTCCCATCCTGCAGCCAGTCAAAAGCATGCGTGTCCAGAAACCTGAGTTACACACCGCTGTCGCTCCTACACACCCTCCATGGATGCAGCAGCCTCCACCGCCTCCAGCTGCACCTGCTTACCCTGAACCCCCAGCCCCTGTACCTCAGATCCCTGTTGTAGCAGAAGTTCCCAGCTACCAGGGCCCCCCTCCGCCCTACCCTAAGCATCTCCTCCAGCAGCAGGCTACAGGCCCCCCTGCCTACGATCCAGGGGCCAATAAGCTCGGCACAGGCAGAGACCAGCCCGCTGAAGAGGAGAGCAGTGGAGGCGACAGCTCCCGAGACAAGACGTCGGAAAGCCCCGAAAGCACCGCAGCgacagagaaggagaagaagcaAATCACAACATCACCTGTTCCTGTCCGCCGCAACAAGAAAGACGAAGAGCCGAGAGGGGAGTCCGGAAGGGTCGCACTGTACTCACCCCAGGCCTTTAAGTTCTTCATGGAGCAACATGTGGAGAATATCCTAAAGAACCATCAGCAGAGGATTCGAAGGAGGAAGCAGTTGGAAAGTGAGATGCAAAGG CTGATCTAA